The sequence CATATGCGATGACGATAATAATTACCAGCCAAATTATGGTTGGTAAAATGTCAGTTGATAAGAAGTACTTTGATTCCGCCAATTATGTCGTTCGTTTGTCGAATTTACAATAATTTCTCTTGATTATTGATGATGATACGGTTCGCCTTTGAGAATTGTTAACGCACGGTAAACTTGCTCAAAGAAAAGCATCCGAATCATTTGATGTGAAAAAGTCATTTCTGAGAGACTGATCTTACCGTCAGCTTTAGAATAAACTTCTTCTGAGAGTCCATAAGCGCCACCAATTATGAATACCAATGATTTGCCTCCTTGGTTGAATCTTTTTTGAATGAAAGTGGAGAATCCTACTGAACTGAATGTCTTTCCTTTTTCGTCTAATAAGTATACCTGTTCTCCACCTGATAATTTTGAAAGGAGCTGCTTCCCTTCTTCAATTTTAACTTGATCCTGTGTTAATTTACGTGCATTTTTAATGTCTGGCAATTCTATTTTATCCACTGGGTAGTAGTGCTTAAGGCGTTTTAAATATTCGTTTTCGCCTTCAAGTAAAAATGATCTTCCTGTCTTGCCAATACAAATAACTTTAATTCTCATCTGGCGAATTTAATCAATCACATTCTAATCGAATACATTAATAGCTTTTGGAACAATGTTTTCGGCATAAATTTTGTAGGTTTGGGAAAGTATCAAAACAACTATAATTGTGGGGTTAATTTATACTTTAGTGACAATAGTGATGCTTTCCGTGCCTTTCGGTTCAGTAGAAAGTGCGTTTAAATCTGGAAATTCTAAAGGATTAGTTTCTCTCAGTAAAGAAAAGATTTTGATAAATGTCGATGGTTCAGAAGGAGTGTATAGTAAGGCTCAAGCTACTCTCGTACTAAAGAAGTTTTTTACAAAATATCCGGCCAAATCATTTAAGTATATTCATAAGGGAAAAGGATCAAGTGAAGGGGCTTTCGCAATTGGAACATATAAAAGTGGCAGTTCAGAGTTTAGAGTGACCATCCATTTTAAGAAAATTAATGGCTCGTTTAAGGTTGAAAGTCTAGCTATTGAAAAATAACATCAAAAAAAATCATTTTTCTTATTGATTTCACCTTATTTTTGATCTATGATAGATCAGATAATAAAAAATGCCCTTGCTGAAGATATTGGAGACGGAGATCACTCTTCAATTTCATGTGTTCCTCAGGATGCAATTGGTACAGCTAAGCT comes from Flavobacteriales bacterium and encodes:
- the rlmH gene encoding 23S rRNA (pseudouridine(1915)-N(3))-methyltransferase RlmH, with amino-acid sequence MRIKVICIGKTGRSFLLEGENEYLKRLKHYYPVDKIELPDIKNARKLTQDQVKIEEGKQLLSKLSGGEQVYLLDEKGKTFSSVGFSTFIQKRFNQGGKSLVFIIGGAYGLSEEVYSKADGKISLSEMTFSHQMIRMLFFEQVYRALTILKGEPYHHQ
- a CDS encoding DUF4783 domain-containing protein, with translation MGLIYTLVTIVMLSVPFGSVESAFKSGNSKGLVSLSKEKILINVDGSEGVYSKAQATLVLKKFFTKYPAKSFKYIHKGKGSSEGAFAIGTYKSGSSEFRVTIHFKKINGSFKVESLAIEK